A region from the Lolium perenne isolate Kyuss_39 chromosome 4, Kyuss_2.0, whole genome shotgun sequence genome encodes:
- the LOC127323688 gene encoding uncharacterized protein, with the protein MAEEVPSRPFLVMGDILYDIKLVDLPSCWAKVKCLKKEAYGCGEHGDLIVEGLDLYVRGGPDDDQDFHPCMCIGASLRVRSCIGGQIDQDMAEIYGRHIRISGGVYTVAGHVMVLRISFIARHDSSYFRSYYLVYDSAAAALSLLPHDVPGYQITCTPFPVKHPGGKYSLVLTAEKFTAEGPLHRVFLTWSQPPVLPARLSKFNSYKHGWVERSSLFQHVDEFVPSVVFSHKRITLWCDLGLGFMYYDSSHFVLGDRPVGEFKYLPSGCGARYSFDQPPMDMYRNMGSVGNCIWFVIIEPPKEEEDCPGETMVKVWAMDRLSQEGSWKLHSEFKMQTIWELDGFRKHGLPRTVPKFPILREQDHGILYMLLPEPYNGGPSYARLVGIDLSSSRAGMRLVVHRRLVIPWMDRPVVLDSDFFRPGSNVTV; encoded by the coding sequence ATGGCGGAAGAGGTGCCTTCCCGGCCCTTCCTGGTGATGGGAGACATCCTGTACGATATCAAGCTCGTGGATCTCCCGTCTTGTTGGGCGAAGGTGAAGTGCCTGAAGAAGGAGGCATACGGCTGCGGGGAGCATGGCGATCTCATCGTGGAGGGCCTCGACCTGTACGTGCGGGGCGGTCCCGACGACGACCAAGACTTCCACCCCTGCATGTGTATCGGCGCCTCTCTCCGCGTCCGCAGCTGCATCGGGGGGCAGATCGATCAAGATATGGCGGAGATCTATGGGAGGCATATCCGCATCTCCGGTGGCGTCTACACCGTTGCTGGGCATGTCATGGTCCTCCGAATCTCTTTCATCGCCAGGCACGACTCCTCCTACTTCAGGTCGTACTACCTCGTCTATGACTCCGCTGCGGCGGCGCTCTCGTTGCTCCCCCACGATGTTCCCGGCTACCAGATCACCTGCACCCCGTTCCCTGTCAAGCATCCAGGAGGCAAGTACTCCCTGGTCCTCACGGCGGAGAAATTTACTGCTGAAGGCCCATTGCACCGTGTTTTCTTGACGTGGTCACAGCCGCCGGTGCTGCCGGCCCGTCTCAGCAAGTTCAATTCGTACAAACATGGGTGGGTTGAGAGAAGCAGTCTCTTTCAGCATGTTGACGAGTTCGTGCCGAGCGTGGTGTTCTCGCACAAGCGCATTACTCTCTGGTGCGATCTTGGGCTAGGTTTCATGTACTACGATTCCAGCCATTTTGTTCTGGGCGACCGGCCTGTGGGTGAGTTCAAGTATTTGCCCAGCGGTTGCGGGGCTAGATACAGCTTCGATCAGCCCCCTATGGATATGTACCGGAATATGGGCTCTGTGGGCAACTGCATCTGGTTTGTCATCATCGAACCACcaaaggaggaggaggattgcCCTGGCGAAACCATGGTCAAAGTGTGGGCTATGGACCGCCTGTCACAGGAAGGGAGCTGGAAACTACACAGCGAGTTCAAGATGCAAACCATCTGGGAGCTGGATGGCTTCAGGAAACATGGGTTGCCAAGGACTGTACCCAAGTTTCCCATTCTTAGGGAGCAGGATCATGGCATCCTCTACATGCTGCTGCCTGAGCCCTACAATGGTGGACCGTCGTATGCTCGCCTTGTGGGCATTGACTTGAGCAGCAGCCGTGCTGGGATGCGTCTTGTGGTGCACAGACGTCTAGTCATCCCGTGGATGGATCGCCCTGTTGTCCTTGATTCTGATTTCTTCCGTCCAGGCAGCAACGTGACCGTTTGA